The sequence below is a genomic window from Pecten maximus chromosome 14, xPecMax1.1, whole genome shotgun sequence.
gttgttgtatatggtagttCTTTCTCTCAAGTTAGTCATTTttcaaaacttaaaaaaaaaatgtttgcaaacttctgtatagactggattacctgccaTAGTTTGTCTACTCTCCGCTACGCTTCGCTTCGAAAATACATATTCATGAGCGCAGCCAagcggagagaaatggtactaaggcaggtaatccagtctaacttctgtaagaatcatacagtttgcaaacacatttttttcataccccgatgaaactaaaaaaaattgacatcgatgcttaaataattaatttttctttgttttcatggtaaatactcaaatgtgattggtcgaaaaattcttttcattcttctatgaaagaaattccgagaatggcgcgaaaaatgtgacgaaacaaaatttgtttcataccccgatgaaactaacaaaaattgacatcaatgcttaaatgaaaaaaaatttgtttgcaaactgtatgaatccgcgtaagTTTGCCAACAAATTTTTTTCATatccctatgaaactaaaaaacaattgacatcaacgcttataattaatttttgaaaataaaaatctaatttaaaacatgttttatgtacaatttcactggttttatatgggattcttttttctcaaatcaatacacaacgtcaattgtcgtattgtgacgtcaaagttttcgcgccattctcggaatttctttcatagaagaatgaaaagaatttttcgaccaatcacatttgagtatttaccatgaaaacaaagaaaaattaattatagtggtatgaaacaaaaatatcaaccaatctgaaagccgcattctgcgtacaaacaatggaaaattcaTTATATGTATTTAGTTTCAGAAATGTTTTACAATGTAAAACTATGAATGGGTAATTTGTTGGTGAAGAACATACACGTTGAAtatgaatgaaaacaaaacatgtttaccacaaaaatctgaaaaaaaaaaaaaaaaaaaattattgtcaatattttgaagTTCATACTATAAAACATTAATACTGATCGTTTTTGGTCATAATAGATTGACCATGGCATCTCAATGCATTAATCATACAATGTTACTGCTTTACCTGGATTAAATTGAACAAGTTGGGGACTTTTCATTTGAGGATATctgacattttatatatctgacGTTACAACGAGGAAATTATGCATAcaagggatgattgatatgttgtgagcctggTATTGAAGGAGGTAGTCCTACATGTACTATTCTCTGATAGGGCCGTGTACTCTAGGCCAacagagttggcatttcacaggaaggGTACATTCCATCCTGACCAAGGATcatgcaatgagaaagctttcggcccaaTGGGTACCAACACTTCCCTTGTTCGTTACTATCAATTAAGATGGTGCTCGTTATTAACCAAGTCCACGGTTGTTTGCTTTTCCTGactgtttttcttttctgtcGATATGTCAAACATTTCCAGAGTCTTTTTACAGAAGTGATAAGTCACAACAACACAGTGGGTATGGCTCacaacattactggtggtaCGGATACGATCTCTGTAACAAGAACGAGATATAAATAGTTCATATTTAttactcagtagcaagtataTGTCGATCAATTTCgccaaaatatataacatagtactACTCTATTCTAGTTAGTTAGTGTTATTAGTTGCATGCAGTTACTGGTGTATtacctacaatgtacatggCTTCGTCTATTGCCGGGTTTTATCTCGCTAACTATAGTAAGTGTTCTGTTGTCTGTATTTAGTTTATAAGGTACtggtttatcgcctacatgaccCCTTCTATAACAGGATTCGTCTCACAGACTATAGTCAATGTTATGTCTGTTTTAGTTACTGATTCACCACctacatattatgtacatgGCTCTTTCTTTTAAAAGGATTCGTCTCAaagactatagtcagtgtttaCATGACTCCGCCTAACAACTTGTTTCGTATTATTGACTAATCAGCGTTTTGTCGGTTTCTTTCTAGTGTTACACCGTATGGTCATTATTTCATAGTTAAAGAAATGGTAATTATTCAGAATCTTTCTTCACTGCGCTATCAATAAAATGTACATCAATCGTTGATTAGTTTTACGCAGGCAGGTGTTTTTCTTTCTGATTTGTATctattgtacaatgtacctaAGTAGGCGTGAGCAAATTAATGTTGACTATGTTGCGAAATGTTGTTCCAACTTTGTGTCTCTTCAATATTAATTCAATCTAATTGCATTGTTCTACTGACATGATACTTACAAAAACCACTCGACCGCAAACAGAAGAGAAATGGAATCCGCTGGAATGTTCATTGAGGTTAAGATCATCACCAAGGTAACAATACTGGAGCTAGGTACACTAGGTATCGCCATTGAGCAAATTGCAGTTAAAATGCTGAAATGAGAATACAGAAGTCTGATGAAGACAAAGTTGTTAATACCACTGTACAAGAGCCCTCagaataaaaatacaaatacatatatacagaactCAATCAGACAAAAACTAAACATGTTAGTTTCTGACTGTGTCTCTCGGGAAGACTAGATAGAGTTGTGTCTTCGAATTCGGTCTAacggtcattatatatataactcaaaTATAAGAAAGTAAGTAGATCGCtattatatgatgtacatgtttatgaattaattatttttagaacATGGTAGCGTTGTTAAGATGTTCAATTGTATGTTAGATTGACTTACCCTATAAGAAGAACATCACCAAAACTCACGTTGACCCCGGCCATATTGGCCACAAACATGGCTGCCGCCGTGATATAGAGGGCACTGCCGTCGGCATTCAGTGTAACACAAAAAGGAATAACAAACCGACTGACTCTTCTATCAACTTTTTGGTCGTCCTCGCACGCAGCTAACATCTCCGGAATAGCCACCGCCCTGTAGCATACCAAGAAGGTTGGCATTAAGTCAGGTATGAAATAATATCACTTACCTGATTATATCTTAGAGGaaataaatatggtactgaGTTCACAATCGTTTTCTAATTCAATAACAGCCAACACTTCTTTATACAAAAGACTGTCAGACACCCAACCAAACGATAACGGCTGCTTGTTATTTATCATGTGTTGGTGGTCCCGCCTCAGCTATAAGAAGGAAGTATACAGTGTACTTACGTACTTGTCGATGCAAGGCCTATCATCCATGCTTTACCGATTTGTAAGGCAAATCTGTACGGATTCCGGCGAGTCAAAGCAAAAAATATGAGTGGCATTATAATGAGTTGGTGTAGAACTATGCCTGCCGTGACCACGGCCACAAACACCCCCAAAGCTCGAAACACCTCTTCAAGCTCTGTTATAGACGCTATGGAGGCAGCAATTAAGCTCAAGATCCCTACAGGTGTAAACCTGCAATAGGTACAAATCGGAATCAGTTTGTTAGTCAGGACAACATTCGAACTGAAGAATAGAGGGTACGATCAAACGAACATAAAAAGAATGAAAGCTTGTAACAGATACAATTGTTTCATTCCATTTGTTGTCACTTCAAGGACTTAAATGACTGATCGCGTTATCATTTGCATATAATTTGTTGAACTTGAACATTTATCAATCGAATTGATGTGAACTATAGTTTACAGTTTACCTCGTAAACAATTTCGTATCATTATCAGGATGAGCTGACGATTACCATAACGAGATAACGTGTGACAGGTGTAGAGATATAGTCATATTACGTAGGTAGGTGAAGATCTTTAAGTCTGCGGAACTACAAAATATTTACCATAATAACCATCGAAGTATCACGAGAAAAATATCAGCCAACGACTCAAAGAAGTCCAACACGGGCTTCCCTTTCTCGCCCGCCTTGCTCAGGGCTATTCCGATCAGCATACAGGTCATAATGATTCCTTAGACGAGAAAACACATTAATGAGAGAGGTCAAAGTTTAAAACTTAACGGGGGAATGAGGATAATGTTCGTGAAAGGTAACAATGAAAATGGAAACATAACACAGTTAGAGATTAGAAGGTTAGCATTGTTGACATTACATCACACATTAACGACGTTGAAGAACAGAGCCAACCTCAATCTCTGTATAGGAGCATTTCACTGAAGTGTTGACACATCAGTCCATTATACACGAGTTATGGTTCTTTCTACATTTCTTTCATTTCCAATTGTCAATTGGAGAGCGTCAGTGACTACTAACAAAACACCAATAGGAGCAAGCCTTAAAGTATAGCTacagtttatttattacataaggAGTGGTGGGagagtatatcaataaaataataacgGGGTTGTCTGTATCACTGTGCCGATGTAACTGCAAGTGTGTGTATAGAGATTAACACCTTTGCATTATTGGAAGGTCAATAAAACTGTAGAAAACGTGTAAATGGAATTCGCTGATATTAGCAATAATTTAGGTTTCATCATTCTATTTGTCGGTGTTACGATTCATACAAAAATActttatcaatgtttatcataaaaatatacatgtgatagttattTGTTCATAAATGTCCTCGTCTCTGATACCTCACACTTGAGACGTTTACTGGTACTTACCCAGTAAATTGGTACCCGATGTCTTGCCGACTGTCTTGGTTAGATTCCTCACTGTCTCATCGACAGTTCCGTTTGTTGTATTCCTTAACACGGTCTCATACGTGACTTTATTTTCAGTGAGTGTTTGTTGGAACGTCATATCAACAATGTTGTCTGGCATTATATTactgaaacatttaaataaaacatggtcACGTGATATCTGTAACAAAAGATACTAAGGAGTGTTGACGCTCACAATGAAATGACTTTCATAGGATCTTTGTAAGACTgatattttctctacttttcccctctattgtcaattatttaaaaaagaaaaaaaaggaacaGAAGGATTACACACTTTAATACAACAGGAACCAAtttatgcaatttgagaaagattcatAAGaactttctgaggaatagcgataatAAGGATTGTTGATGGACAGGcaacagacggacagacggacagacgacggGCGACGGCGAATAATCTACCATCTTACGACGGTGGGCTGAAAATCGTCTTGTCAAATATTTGGTAATCACAATTTCTTTTGACATCAATATTTAGGATTggttaaaaacaacaacaaaaatagcaTACCAAAATACAAACGGAAtgataattctaactcaaagtTGATCACACGAGGGCAATATATGAACAAAATGATAGTTTACATCAgccttttaaaaataaaaagcgTATGGAAACGAGGATTACAAATAAAGGTATTACAAAATTCAATCCAAAGGGAATCAAATGAAAATTCACCCAGCAGGATTTTTtccaacaaattatataacatattattattGGAGATATACTGTCTGATATGTAATACTTAccgtagtatatataacacattgttAGTGAACATATACTGTCAGGTATGTAGTAGTGATATTTAccgtagtatatataatacattgttattGAAGATATATTACTGGTATGTAATATTTACCGGAGCAAATCTGCGAAAACATCTGAGGTTTCTATGATCGTGGTGGATTTTGGTTCCATTGTGTCTGAACTCACTCCAACACCTGTGTAGCAAAGTCGACAACATGTAACAGTCTGTTTCAAACTCAGACTAAACAAACGGAATATTAACATAACAGTCACACTGACGGATCTCATAAACAACATTAACAATACAGTCAAAGTAAACAAACGTTTCAGTTTTAGTCACGATAAGATCAATACTCTACCTGGTTTCAGTAAGAGTCCGAAGACGATGGCGATGACACAGGCGAGGATATTTGTGACGGTGATGAAGACGAATGCCACTAAACTTATACGACCGTTGGACTTGGCGTCCAGGGATGCTGTTGCTATATAGGAGTAGAAAATGGTCAAAATCTTATCAGCAAGCCTACTGTTCAGTAGTATTAGGTAGACAGTTGATTACCAGGATAAATGCAATTAAAATATGaattgtaattaaaataaattcgATAATGAGAAATCTTCACGATAACCATAACATAATAAAATTCAATTAATATATGCAGCTTACATACGTGTAATAATAACTCTTGGTGCGCCTTCCAAGAATACGGTTTAACGTTTAACACAAAAACCGAACCATTCCTGCAATATGTGACAAAATTTGAACGAATAATTGTATTTAGATTTCAGGCCTACCTCGATTTGGGGTGTGGATGGTTGTAAAAACGTtctaatatatattaatatacataattGTTTTTATCGTTAATGGGTGACTGCAagtatttgtatttcattttaatatgtcATAGAGTCATGCAGCATGAAAGGAAACAATAATTTGTAAGTGAACATGTTGGCGAAGTCATCCCGGGTACGTTCTTTATAAAAACACCGAGTACAAGAACAGATCTGTAATTACAACTCAGTATCAGAGTTCTGACGACGTGAACTCAAGATGTATCAATAAAGTATCCTTACCTGTAAATAAATTACTGACAGTGTCAGCTTACCTGTAAATATGTTACTGACAGTGTCAGCTTACCTGTAAATACATTTCTGACAGTGTTAGCTTACATATAATTACAATTCTGGCAGTATCAGCTTACTTGTAATAACATTACTGGCAATGTCAACTTACCTTCCTGTGTCAGTTTACTTGTATTTACATTAATAACTGTGTCAGCTTACCTGTAACAACATCAAGTGCAAATATGCATTTACCAGTAATTACATTTTTAGCAATGTGACATTACCTGTAATTACATTATTGACAATGACACCTTACCTGTTATACTAATATTGTAAACGTTACTGTTACGTTTCTGACAACGTGAGCTAACCTGTAATTACGTTACTGACAACGTGAGCTTACCTGTAATTACGTTACTGACAACGtaagtttacctgtaattacGTTACTGACGACGtaagtttacctgtaattacGTTACTGACAACGtaagtttacctgtaattacGTTACTGACAACGtaagtttacctgtaattacGTTACTGACAACGtaagtttacctgtaattacGTTACTGACAACGtaagtttacctgtaattacGTTACTGACAACGtaagtttacctgtaattacGTTACTGACAACGtaagtttacctgtaattacGTTACTGACAACGtaagtttacctgtaattacGTTACAGACAACATAAGTTTACCTATAATTACGTTACAGACAACGtaagtttacctgtaattacGTTACTGATAACATAAGCTTACCTGTAACAACGTTACTAACATAGTGAGCTTACCTGTAATTACGATACAGACAGCGTAAGCTTACCTGTAATTACGTTACAGACAACGTGAGCTTACCTGTAAATACGTTACAGACAACGTAAGCTTACCTGTAATTACGTTACTGACAACATGAGCTTACCTGTAATTACTTTACTGATAACTTGAACTTACCTATAATTACGTTACTGATAACTTGAACTTACCTGTGATGACGCTACTGATGATGAGCGGAATGACCATTAATTTTAACATCCTGATGAACAGTTCCCCCGGCATACCTGTACAGAATACGTGATggtaaatatattacatatagtaaatatgttgatttattttgatatacttGATAAGACGGTTAGCATACTGTACTGACCCTTACAGTTTGTGCTGAGGCGATTGATTTCAATTTGTTCTGTTCAGCAAATGGCATTATAGTCTCCACTCAAACAGATAGCAATCAGCtagattttatatatgtaagtgtCGCTAAAGTCAATACAATTGAGAAATAGCCACGcctatagatgtaaaatattaatgtttaagaataaattatgtatttaaaCAGAGAACATAGATAGTAAATATGAATGTTTGAACTGCTATGAGAGCTATCACAATAGTTACTACCAGAGACCTATTTACTACACACAACGGCAATGTTAGGTGTATGAACCTACCTATCCATGTCAGCAATACAGGAGATGGATTTACCTCTCGGATACCAAACCCAACACCGAAACCCAGCACTATACCCACTGACGTCAGCAGGAGTAGTAGGTTATCGTTAACCCATCGTCTTAGTGGCGAGGTCCTTCTGTTAGCAATCATGTTGGCATCACTCTCCTCTACCTCTTCCATTGAAGACCTGCAGAGAACAGAATACAGGTGAGGTTAAAGGTAAAATACTCAACATTCACTCATCCATGTCGGTGGTTATAAATAGACTTGCGAAAGTCCCTCTTTCCTTATAACAAAACAGTTTCAAATAGCTTAGTCATTCAATACAATTATTTTGAACCTGAAAAATTCAGCTCAATTTTGTTATGCATGCTGACAAATCTAAATCCTATCTTGTTGATCAATGATATAATAGTTTCACTTTTCGGTGTATTTAATCTTAATGATTGTAAGTATAGCATTAACATGTACTACTTATCGCACGTTTACTCGTAAGTGCCAACTATGATCCATTGGTTTCAATTAATGTCAATGATTAAAACTTATACAGATTACAACCAAGCCAAATGATAACCGcgatgatttcaatttcccaattgttaattttccatttctagcatgcatgttgcacgcacgggaggccgtccttaaatgaccttagatgttaataggacgttaaacaaaataaatcaaaccaaaccaaaccccgCTTTCCTATCTACTGTATTAACATGTCCCGGCTGATTCAATATTTAAGTACTtgttcccattatcacgatttccgttGCATTCCTTAGGAATGTCACACACACGACTTTATTTTGAGTGAGTGTTTGTTGGAACAaggtaaaacaaataatatCTTAGATCAAGTAGCTACAACAACATACGACCTGACCTCGAGTATTTCCATATTACAGCTTTGTGGACCTGGGAATAGTAATGGTTTATCATTGTGACAATTGTTTGTCATAACATGATAATGTCATACGCATTTTCACGTCACAATAGAGATAAACATGGTCTCATAATATCATAAGATATTTCATATCAGTGATAAATGCTGTTTTTTTAACGATGcttcaaaaatatgaaaattaacaCTAAAATGTGATATGTTTGTTAACGTAACATTCAAAGCCATTTCTGATAATCCGAGGTGTAAGTTGATGTACTATGTATCAGATTACTGCCGACATCTTTAAATATCTTCGCTTCTTATCTCGATACACATAGTATTACGACCTGACGGTCTTACAGCGAAGAAACCAAACCGACCTCTACACTGAACACAGTTGTATGGACATATCTgagtacatttttatataaaacaataatgtgACATTACAAAGACAGTAAATGTAGGATACATCTAGCTGTAACCAAGAGTATAGGAAACATTCAACTCTCTGGTAACCAGAATTATATATCCACTTGTCTAGTAACCAGAATTATAGGACATATTTATATGTCTGGTAACCAggattataaaacatatttatatgtcTGCAAACCAGGAtataaaatctatttatatGTCTGAAAACCAggattataaaacatatttatatgtcTGAAAACCAggattataaaacatatttatatgtcTGAAAACCAggattataaaacatatttatatgtcTGAAAACCAGGATTATAGGACATATTTATATGTCTGAAAACCAGGATTATAGGACATATTTATATGTCTGAAAACCAggattataaaatatatttatatgtctgAAAACCAggattataaaatatatttatatgtctgGTAACCAGGATTATAGGACATATTTATATGTCTGGTTACCAGAATTATATATCCACTTGTCTAGTTACCAGAATTATAGGACATATATTTACCTGCCTGGTAACCGGGATTATAGAACATGTTTACCTATCTGGTAACCAGGATTGTAGGACATATTTATATGTCTGGTAACCAGGATTATAGAACATATTTACCGGTCTGATAAACAGGATTATCAAACAATTTTTTGTCTGTTAACAAGGATTATAGGACATATTTACCTGTCTGGTAACCAGgattataaaacatgtttaccTGTCTGGTAACCAAGATTATAGAACATGTTTACCTGTCTGGAAACCAGGACTACAGAATATATTTACCTGTCTGGTAACCAGGAGTATAGGACATATTTACCTGTCTGGAAACCAGGATTGTAGGACATATATTTACCTGTCTGGTTACCAGGATTATAGAACATAATTACCTGTCTGGAAACCAGGATTATAGAACATATTTACCTGTCAGGTGACATGGTTATACGTGTACCTCCCTTCACTGTAATACTTAGTtgttagagagagagagagagggtgaCAGCTTGTGTCCTTACTAGCTATATTGTAAATTAGTGTTTATATTTACTCTCTATCCTTATAAATAGGTCAACCAAAAATCGATCGTTTATTGAGTGATGTCGAGTTCAAAGAAGtgagatttttattttgtcagaTAACATCGGTCTTGGATAGATCAactttaaaatatgtttgatagAAATCaactatacaata
It includes:
- the LOC117342721 gene encoding excitatory amino acid transporter-like isoform X1, whose protein sequence is MTSSMEEVEESDANMIANRRTSPLRRWVNDNLLLLLTSVGIVLGFGVGFGIREVNPSPVLLTWIGMPGELFIRMLKLMVIPLIISSVITATASLDAKSNGRISLVAFVFITVTNILACVIAIVFGLLLKPGVGVSSDTMEPKSTTIIETSDVFADLLRNIMPDNIVDMTFQQTLTENKVTYETVLRNTTNGTVDETVRNLTKTVGKTSGTNLLGIIMTCMLIGIALSKAGEKGKPVLDFFESLADIFLVILRWLLWFTPVGILSLIAASIASITELEEVFRALGVFVAVVTAGIVLHQLIIMPLIFFALTRRNPYRFALQIGKAWMIGLASTSTAVAIPEMLAACEDDQKVDRRVSRFVIPFCVTLNADGSALYITAAAMFVANMAGVNVSFGDVLLIGILTAICSMAIPSVPSSSIVTLVMILTSMNIPADSISLLFAVEWFLDRIRTTSNVVSHTHCVVVTYHFCKKTLEMFDISTEKKNSQEKQTTVDLVNNEHHLN
- the LOC117342721 gene encoding excitatory amino acid transporter-like isoform X2 — encoded protein: MEEVEESDANMIANRRTSPLRRWVNDNLLLLLTSVGIVLGFGVGFGIREVNPSPVLLTWIGMPGELFIRMLKLMVIPLIISSVITATASLDAKSNGRISLVAFVFITVTNILACVIAIVFGLLLKPGVGVSSDTMEPKSTTIIETSDVFADLLRNIMPDNIVDMTFQQTLTENKVTYETVLRNTTNGTVDETVRNLTKTVGKTSGTNLLGIIMTCMLIGIALSKAGEKGKPVLDFFESLADIFLVILRWLLWFTPVGILSLIAASIASITELEEVFRALGVFVAVVTAGIVLHQLIIMPLIFFALTRRNPYRFALQIGKAWMIGLASTSTAVAIPEMLAACEDDQKVDRRVSRFVIPFCVTLNADGSALYITAAAMFVANMAGVNVSFGDVLLIGILTAICSMAIPSVPSSSIVTLVMILTSMNIPADSISLLFAVEWFLDRIRTTSNVVSHTHCVVVTYHFCKKTLEMFDISTEKKNSQEKQTTVDLVNNEHHLN